The region ACTGGGCAAATTTCAAAAGGGCTGTCAAAAGAGCAAACATTGATGTTGAGTAAGGCCGCCACCTTCCACaattatcttttgttttatgctCACTCATTACGCTTGATTGACCAGACTGAAACGTTTTCATTGGCTCATCGTCCAATATATGCAGGAATGTTTGTATTTTGAGCAGGGTCACGgttgaaaaaaagtaaacaaaaagatAGAACCATTCCCCTGAGGGAACCCTCAGGGGCTCCAGACTTTGACTAACAGTAGTTGATTACACAACAAATGAACTTTAGCTGTTTACTAGTTCGTCAACGTTTCTGTCTCTCTAGGGACTCGGAGACTCGTATTTATACTGTTTACTGCTTGCCACGGGCGAGCTGAGGTGTCAATCAACGCCTGGTTAAGTTAGACGCGTGGAGGTTGTGAGTCAGGGAAAGCCAATGCCTTTGACAGAAATAGCTTTAGTTGGGATTATTTCTAGTCAGTTTATCAGTTGCATAATCGAATCAAATACACTTTTAGAATATAAGCATAAAAAGAACATAACATGTTGTTAATAACAAGCGAAAGAAGCCAGCAACTAAAAGAAATTGCAATCTGCAAGCTTTGATTCGACCTGCTTTGTTGCAACGAGATCCCCCGACCATCACTTTATTTGAGTGTTAAGCAGAAAGTGCCTGATATCAACTAAGGCATATCTATGATTTGTCGCAAAACAGCTACTTAGGGTGAATTTAAGTGGTTCTATATCCCTTGCTCTTTTTAGGAAGTCATAATTACATGCTTCATCCCTGCAGGTAGAGAGACGTTCTGCTGGTAACAAAGATGGGGCATGTTTTGAGAAAAGCGAGGTTACAAAATGTTATGTCTGTAGAATTTGTTTTGACAAGAATTACAATTTCGTAGTCAATATAAAGATGCCTGGATTGTAATAATGATTTTTTAAATGATGATTTCAGATCACCCGACGACAAGATGCCTATGCCAGCGGAACTTTCAAGCCCACAATGCAATCCTAAGATGCTTCTGAAGAAGTATCTTACTGAAGATGTCTACAATGCGCtcagagataagaagacaaagagTGGTTTCACCTTGACGGACCTCATCAAATCAGGAGTGGAGAACCTGGACTCATCAAATGGAGTTTATGCTGGAGACGAAGAGAGCTACAGCCTTTACGCCAAAGTGCTGGACCCAATTATCGAAGAATACCACAGCCCATACAAGCTTAAGGATGGTCATACTTCTGACATGAATCCTGAGAAGGTTGAAGCTCCTGATCTAGACCCAGAAGGAAGGTTCATTCGTTCGACTCGCATACGCGTTGCTCGTAATCTGAAGGGTTACAATCTGACACCAAACATGTCCAAAGAAGAAAGGCTCGAGATTGAGAAGAAGGTTGTTGGAGTGTTGAGTTCGTTGACTGGTGATTTAGCGGGAACCTACTACCCTCTTAATGGCATGGATGAGCAGACGAGGCAGCAACTTGTGAACGACCATTTCTTGTTTAAAAAGGGTGACCGCTTCTTGGAGTCCGCCGGTGTGAACAAAGAATGGCCTGAAGGACGGGGTATATTCCATAATGTCAACAAAACATTCCTGGTGTGGGTCAACGAGGAAGATCAACTACGGATCATCAGCATGGAAATGGGAAGTGACATCTTGTCCGTGTTCAAACGCCTTTGTGATGCAGTCAACGAGATAGACAAGCAACTTGGTTTCCAGCATACACACCAGCATGGCTATCTCTCCTCTTGTCCAACAAATCTTGGAACTGGAATGCGTGCAAGTGTGCACGTGAAAATCCCGCATGCCGCTGAACACCCAGACTTTAAGAAGATCTGTGATGAGTATCACATCCAGGTAgacatttttcttatttgcaTGGAATCGCGAATCATTTTGTTCTGTTGTAAAAACAGTACACGCGTCAGACCGAGTGCGTTGTACTCCCTGTGATGACTATATGTAGTAGGATTTTACCATCGTTTCCTGTAGGATCGTGTCAAAAGGTTGGAGGCATCGGTTATGGAAATGCTGGGTTTTCCTCGGTGTACGAACCTGGGATATTTTCCTTTCTATTGTTCTTCCGTGCTGGGGTTtagttattgttattcttagccgttttcttttcttcgttGTACTTTATCCGTGCGTTTGACAAGCTCCTTCGCCGAGGATGAGCCGAAATGCTTAGATCTCTCTTAGGGGCAGCCGAATAACTGGATTAACTCTTTGCTGGTTGCAGTTACCCTGCATGTTGCCCATAAGGAGAAGCTAATAAACCAATCAATTGCTTCTTTGCGTTTTAGCCGCGTGGAATTCATGGTGAACACTCGGAATCTACTGGAGCAGATGTTGGTGTGTTCGATATCAGCAACAGGCGGCGTTTGGGTCTGTCTGAGGTACAATGCGTCCAGGATATGTACAACGGAGTCAAAAAGCTCTTGGAAATAGAGAAAGAAGCTCTCGCGTAAGTCTATTTCCTTTTGAGTGATCGCTCATATCAAGTCTGTAATGAGAATAGCTTATGCTAGTCTCGAGCTTATATAGCCGATCGCAAGTGACACTTCTCGTGCCTGTGTTCCGAATTTTTCCTCTTATACCAAAAACAATCGGAGACGGCACGTTTGACTTGACTTGATTGTTACAGGAAATAGATTATAGAATCGTGTTTTTCAAGGAAGATATGATCGTATCGTTGCATTGTATTGGATTGTGATGTCTTGAAAAGACACGGCTCGAACTGAAGCAAAACCATCTCATGGTGAAGGCGTCCTGAATTCTCGCTGTTTATTGCTTATTATATGTTGTATTTCTAGTAAGGAACAAGACAAATTTCCAGAGGCTCTTAAAGGGGCTGAAGTGAAATCTCTCTTGAAAAAGTTCCTCACAGAGGATGTTTTTGACGAGCTCAAAGTTAAGAAGACGACTCGAGGATGTACTCTCTGGGACCAGATCATCTCGGGTGTTGAACAACTCGACTCTTCGAATGGAGTATATGCCACTGATGAAGAGGCCTATACTGTGTTCGCCAAAATTTTTGACCCGATAATCGAGGCCTACCATGCTCCTTACAAACTGGCGGATAAGCACAGCTCAGACATGAATCCCGAGAAAGTGGACGCTCCGAACTTGGATGCTGAGGGAGCTTTTATTAGATCGACTCGCATTCGCGTGGCCAGGAATCTGAAGGGACACGGCCTGCCGCCAAGTCTCCACAATAAAGAAAGAATTGAAGTGGAGAATAAGGtgcgtttttatttgaaagataaaataaacaatggAACGTTTTACAATTGtctgcttagttgcctggcctttgtatgaaagtgaggccggagttgaccttgttttgatagaaacctctgCTTTCCGTATGTATAATCCTATCAATTCAGTGGCATGaaaacagcatcattaacatatgaAATGctgctctttttttcagattGTTGGTGTTCTTACGTCACTGACAGGTGACTTGGCTGGTAAATATTATCCGCTATCTGGCATGAGTGAGGAGACACGACAGCAGCTGGTGAATGATCACTTCTTGTTTAAGAAAGGCGACCGCTTCCTGGAATCAGCTGGGATCAACAAGATGTGGCCACAGGGGCGTGGCATCTTCcataacgaaaacaaaaccttcCTTGTGT is a window of Acropora palmata chromosome 11, jaAcrPala1.3, whole genome shotgun sequence DNA encoding:
- the LOC141896725 gene encoding arginine kinase-like isoform X1, whose protein sequence is MGHVLRKARSPDDKMPMPAELSSPQCNPKMLLKKYLTEDVYNALRDKKTKSGFTLTDLIKSGVENLDSSNGVYAGDEESYSLYAKVLDPIIEEYHSPYKLKDGHTSDMNPEKVEAPDLDPEGRFIRSTRIRVARNLKGYNLTPNMSKEERLEIEKKVVGVLSSLTGDLAGTYYPLNGMDEQTRQQLVNDHFLFKKGDRFLESAGVNKEWPEGRGIFHNVNKTFLVWVNEEDQLRIISMEMGSDILSVFKRLCDAVNEIDKQLGFQHTHQHGYLSSCPTNLGTGMRASVHVKIPHAAEHPDFKKICDEYHIQPRGIHGEHSESTGADVGVFDISNRRRLGLSEVQCVQDMYNGVKKLLEIEKEALAKEQDKFPEALKGAEVKSLLKKFLTEDVFDELKVKKTTRGCTLWDQIISGVEQLDSSNGVYATDEEAYTVFAKIFDPIIEAYHAPYKLADKHSSDMNPEKVDAPNLDAEGAFIRSTRIRVARNLKGHGLPPSLHNKERIEVENKIVGVLTSLTGDLAGKYYPLSGMSEETRQQLVNDHFLFKKGDRFLESAGINKMWPQGRGIFHNENKTFLVWVNEEDQLRIISMEKGSDIGSVFRRLCLAVNELDKQLGFQHDESRGYLSSCPTNLGTGMRASVHVKIPHAAEHPDFKKICDEYHIQARGIHGEHSVSTGEDAGVYDISNRRRLGLSEVQCVQDMYNGVKKLLEIEKKALAK
- the LOC141896725 gene encoding arginine kinase-like isoform X2 codes for the protein MRSPDDKMPMPAELSSPQCNPKMLLKKYLTEDVYNALRDKKTKSGFTLTDLIKSGVENLDSSNGVYAGDEESYSLYAKVLDPIIEEYHSPYKLKDGHTSDMNPEKVEAPDLDPEGRFIRSTRIRVARNLKGYNLTPNMSKEERLEIEKKVVGVLSSLTGDLAGTYYPLNGMDEQTRQQLVNDHFLFKKGDRFLESAGVNKEWPEGRGIFHNVNKTFLVWVNEEDQLRIISMEMGSDILSVFKRLCDAVNEIDKQLGFQHTHQHGYLSSCPTNLGTGMRASVHVKIPHAAEHPDFKKICDEYHIQPRGIHGEHSESTGADVGVFDISNRRRLGLSEVQCVQDMYNGVKKLLEIEKEALAKEQDKFPEALKGAEVKSLLKKFLTEDVFDELKVKKTTRGCTLWDQIISGVEQLDSSNGVYATDEEAYTVFAKIFDPIIEAYHAPYKLADKHSSDMNPEKVDAPNLDAEGAFIRSTRIRVARNLKGHGLPPSLHNKERIEVENKIVGVLTSLTGDLAGKYYPLSGMSEETRQQLVNDHFLFKKGDRFLESAGINKMWPQGRGIFHNENKTFLVWVNEEDQLRIISMEKGSDIGSVFRRLCLAVNELDKQLGFQHDESRGYLSSCPTNLGTGMRASVHVKIPHAAEHPDFKKICDEYHIQARGIHGEHSVSTGEDAGVYDISNRRRLGLSEVQCVQDMYNGVKKLLEIEKKALAK
- the LOC141896725 gene encoding arginine kinase-like isoform X3, whose protein sequence is MPMPAELSSPQCNPKMLLKKYLTEDVYNALRDKKTKSGFTLTDLIKSGVENLDSSNGVYAGDEESYSLYAKVLDPIIEEYHSPYKLKDGHTSDMNPEKVEAPDLDPEGRFIRSTRIRVARNLKGYNLTPNMSKEERLEIEKKVVGVLSSLTGDLAGTYYPLNGMDEQTRQQLVNDHFLFKKGDRFLESAGVNKEWPEGRGIFHNVNKTFLVWVNEEDQLRIISMEMGSDILSVFKRLCDAVNEIDKQLGFQHTHQHGYLSSCPTNLGTGMRASVHVKIPHAAEHPDFKKICDEYHIQPRGIHGEHSESTGADVGVFDISNRRRLGLSEVQCVQDMYNGVKKLLEIEKEALAKEQDKFPEALKGAEVKSLLKKFLTEDVFDELKVKKTTRGCTLWDQIISGVEQLDSSNGVYATDEEAYTVFAKIFDPIIEAYHAPYKLADKHSSDMNPEKVDAPNLDAEGAFIRSTRIRVARNLKGHGLPPSLHNKERIEVENKIVGVLTSLTGDLAGKYYPLSGMSEETRQQLVNDHFLFKKGDRFLESAGINKMWPQGRGIFHNENKTFLVWVNEEDQLRIISMEKGSDIGSVFRRLCLAVNELDKQLGFQHDESRGYLSSCPTNLGTGMRASVHVKIPHAAEHPDFKKICDEYHIQARGIHGEHSVSTGEDAGVYDISNRRRLGLSEVQCVQDMYNGVKKLLEIEKKALAK